In a genomic window of Branchiostoma lanceolatum isolate klBraLanc5 chromosome 12, klBraLanc5.hap2, whole genome shotgun sequence:
- the LOC136446110 gene encoding methyl-CpG-binding domain protein 5-like isoform X1 produces the protein MNLNKESSCIGFSPPLGGAVDKPSFVVVPFGWRRIVDNGRVIYISPDGSYLVSVDQVNQYLQKDGTCKCGLGCPLLVNKVFNFDPGMMVRHRSAEEVKSCQAEDDLTKLCNHKRKILAMATLMEPPVNTQSKPSFTMAPIRTVEKVPISRTHRPQKSKPHQTEDPHPRYTNVYMRQIHSTQEGGPGMGVGGHPGGMPQGLRHYPEQPRMPMQQQQQPPPLQHYPPQQIHMQEQQQFLHQGGPPMMQQRLRHLPMAPQHQMAPHGGMPPHRHGDGHALQHSYDGMIGTEFPHGGNMGGYNMMPQQQPAPVYNNAYSPVPMRRRTSSSSRGTPSPALSNKTHRSPASGVPSPMMSPTDIRSNPGSPFDAGVGGGNPGFVSPTLQGIMPNMGMGEPPVIVPLPSNLPLPTRTTRPSGTAQRGATVTPPVSIAPNPEGVSGNRQVPSCMKQRSESMSSQWSPPAQRRGSTSTAENPPPRQLQQGQTPSPQEDKPHGLVQHQRNVPNPLLVGNDVFPQINPLFPAGSGNQGQQKNPNNPGLLGVTLQQILSRENASSFPASSLLSAAAKAQMSSGLGKPSYGTTTTTSSPSFGQLLQQGNYTQAGGKGQSGGNFNAPNPPRSRRRTASGSSRRKSGPDDNDLGPITCQRTPALSELMGRIANVTPGQGNPPLGQGNPPQGQGSLPHPPPDTFNTAQERFRLALQQNVHQPGGAPANSHPSGMSHPRMSFSQGASMQRHGTPAQHSQGAPSSNVHGNNSVSPATVTNNTTTVPSVYTQQQGLQQMPKVSNTITERRSQADLSVSRTDKPMTNRSNVPMYSIAPNTSTRQEQVQTVTMGTSPYVNVNSSVATSAVVPNSEVTMVATVPQFHSAASTVSHSTTTITTTTVATQVLPTTAVLSSGVDLPIVQQQITGISQTPQLLNPALLQSVLVQQPGLVNPAMALNLPLALSTGLLSNQGQQTVDTAVNGNINQSAGLAQVLPSLAQGQLTLNQLASLLPQLSEANVQSPSIATPTLPAGVNPVPTSQQNAESSQAGKVAPSSDAGLTLQVQQSANVNSGNFIPIVPAGILPSIDLTQQLTQLGGMCLPGNLNLGMSLNPQILGQGLGNPSHLANNLLLTAGVLNLNNQNLLQILQQQQQQILQNSGINPAALLQGVNVAALAQPQQKSETQNDSKEAEQAVEESAAEPVASVSQPTPTSQVARPVSSDQEQPSVERSQASAVESSSENDDTTIKTEAAPTAVVTEAQKSMVDAIYTAVVDAASQGVKVIITEPSRPIMSSTASSTTSTTSALPLPISQGALSAMSAFTASIPDPVNLSAAVNAVVRGDDPLSLGGSSRSSRCDSSSGHSSPSRGGSTPRKSPARSLTPGSAKVSPVAQVSSPGLGTFGREQHTMLTGIPQSPKPNTLTYPHRSPARSPARMPTMAVPTRIRVASEQSTENDQQTADLLQHVESTSHDVPQSSEPLDTTANNSSVSSDGPTVQNSHVHLNNNYSNEKETKEETVQDNVVSPELSQEKAPDTLTCSGVNHLVPSPGVSSCSSSSIGTAGVSPSSEPSSLTSVETSQFSSVEVSQSSSLETSHTTSQEIAQVSSVESSLVMSVETSHTSSIEVSQSPPMENSLSLPPDVPNTEALPEVSTPEVVEETVESRTEAPPADSEVNCMPVNDAAPVENDSHSGKENCVAEKERKRGTKRPREEVEENGEELPSDLSQKALPANDRRGVSTRNHPQSLGIALRLAAADGELEEADSRDSSPEPPTPRGPRNFSTGDLVWGQIRGFPSWPGKLVQENDVKGNHVKSEEGKVWVKWFGDHTYTQVEPDKLKTLTEGLEAHHKARKRHRKGRKMNSNLEAAIEEAMLELERKDGIAPDPKPRTAGRPKAVKRRKTHR, from the exons ATGAACCTGAACAAGGAGAGCAGCTGCATCGGCTTCTCTCCGCCACTAGGGGGCGCTGTGGATAAGCCCAGCTTTGTGGTGGTGCCCTTTGGATGGAGGAGGATCGTGGACAATGGGAGAGTCATTTATATCAG CCCTGACGGTTCGTACCTGGTGTCTGTAGACCAGGTGAACCAGTACCTGCAGAAAGATGGAACCTGCAAGTGTGGACTGGGCTGTCCTCTACTGGTCAACAAG GTGTTCAACTTCGACCCCGGGATGATGGTGCGTCACCGCAGCGCGGAGGAGGTGAAGTCGTGCCAGGCGGAGGACGACCTGACCAAACTGTGCAACCACAAGCGTAAGATCCTCGCCATGGCAACCCTGATGGAGCCGCCCGTCAACACTCAGTCCAAACCTAGCTTCACTATGGCTCCCATTAGAACGGTGGAGAAGG TTCCCATAAGTCGGACCCATCGCCCACAGAAGTCCAAACCCCACCAGACAGAGGACCCCCATCCCCGCTACACCAACGTCTACATGAGGCAGATCCATTCCACTCAAGAGGGGGGCCCGGGGATGGGGGTCGGGGGACATCCAGGGGGGATGCCCCAGGGGCTGAGGCACTACCCCGAGCAGCCTCGCATGCccatgcagcagcagcagcaacctCCACCCCTACAGCACTATCCTCCACAGCAAATACACATGCAG GAGCAACAGCAGTTCCTGCACCAAGGTGGCCCTCCCATGATGCAACAGAGGCTCCGTCACCTCCCCATGGCGCCTCAGCACCAGATGGCCCCCCACGGAGGCATGCCTCCCCATCGCCATGGCGACGGCCACGCCCTTCAGCATTCCTACGACGGTATGATCGGGACGGAGTTCCCCCACGGTGGGAACATGGGTGGGTACAACATGATGCCACAGCAACAACCGGCTCCCGTGTACAACAACGCGTACAGTCCCGTTCCCATGCGGAGGAGGACAAGTTCGAGCAGCCGGGGCACGCCCAGCCCCGCCCTTAGCAACAAGACTCACCGGAGCCCTGCGTCGGGAGTTCCCAGCCCCATGATGAGCCCGACGGACATTCGGTCGAATCCTGGCTCTCCGTTTGACGCAGGGGTGGGTGGGGGCAACCCTGGGTTTGTGTCACCCACGTTGCAAGGCATCATGCCTAATATGGGCATGGGAGAGCCCCCTGTGATCGTCCCCCTTCCCAGCaacctccccctccccacaaggACTACTCGGCCGTCTGGAACAGCCCAGAGGGGGGCGACCGTCACCCCCCCTGTCAGTATCGCCCCCAACCCTGAGGGGGTGTCGGGGAACCGCCAGGTGCCTTCCTGTATGAAGCAAAGGTCGGAGAGTATGAGTAGCCAATGGAGCCCCCCCGCGCAACGCAGGGGGTCGACTTCAACTGCCGAAAACCCCCCTCCTCGGCAACTCCAGCAGGGGCAAACCCCCTCACCTCAAGAGGACAAGCCACACGGACTAGTCCAGCACCAGAGGAACGTTCCAAACCCCCTGCTCGTCGGCAACGATGTATTCCCCCAAATAAACCCCCTTTTCCCTGCCGGTTCCGGCAACCAGGGGCAACAAAAGAACCCTAACAACCCAGGCCTGCTGGGGGTCACGTTGCAACAGATACTGAGTCGTGAGAATGCTTCGTCCTTCCCAGCATCCTCCCTGTTGTCAGCTGCTGCGAAAGCACAGATGTCGAGCGGCTTAGGAAAGCCGTCGTACGGAACCACGACCACCACGTCGTCGCCGTCGTTCGGCCAGCTTCTCCAGCAAGGGAATTACACACAGGCTGGCGGCAAAGGGCAGAGCGGGGGAAACTTTAACGCTCCCAACCCACCGCGGTCGCGGAGAAGAACCGCCAGCGGGTCCAGTCGACGGAAGTCGGGACCCGATGACAACGACTTAGGACCAATCACCTGTCAGAGAACACCTGCTCTCAGCGAATTAATGGGAAGGATAGCAAATGTGACTCCAGGACAGGGGAACCCACCCCTAGGGCAGGGGAACCCACCCCAGGGCCAGGGGAGTCTTCCCCACCCCCCACCGGACACTTTCAATACTGCTCAGGAGAGGTTCAGGCTTGCGCTGCAGCAAAATGTTCACCAGCCAGGTGGCGCCCCTGCAAACAGCCATCCCTCAGGTATGAGTCATCCTCGCATGAGTTTCTCTCAAGGCGCGAGCATGCAAAGGCATGGGACACCGGCGCAACACTCACAAGGTGCTCCGTCAAGTAACGTACACGGGAACAACTCTGTGTCTCCGGCCACGGTCACAAACAATACTACCACTGTCCCGTCTGTCTATACGCAACAGCAAGGACTACAGCAGATGCCTAAAGTTTCTAACACGATAACAGAGAGAAGATCACAAGCAGACTTGAGTGTAAGCAGGACAGACAAGCCTATGACCAATAGAAGTAATGTTCCCATGTATAGCATTGCTCCTAACACGTCCACAAGACAGGAACAGGTGCAGACTGTAACCATGGGGACAAGTCCGTATGTTAATGTGAACAGCAGTGTGGCTACAAGTGCCGTAGTGCCCAACTCTGAGGTGACTATGGTCGCTACCGTTCCGCAGTTCCACAGCGCAGCGTCTACGGTGTCACACAGCACAACCACCATCACAACCACCACGGTGGCCACTCAGGTCCTGCCCACAACTGCTGTGTTGTCCAGCGGGGTCGACCTCCCCATTGTGCAGCAGCAGATCACAGGCATCTCCCAGACCCCGCAGCTGCTGAACCCAGCTCTGCTGCAGTCGGTGCTCGTACAGCAGCCTGGTTTGGTCAACCCTGCCATGGCCTTGAACCTCCCGCTAGCGTTAAGTACGGGGTTGCTTAGCAACCAAGGCCAGCAGACTGTCGACACTGCCGTCAACGGCAATATCAACCAATCGGCTGGACTTGCCCAGGTGCTGCCATCGCTTGCCCAGGGACAGTTGACGCTGAACCAGCTGGCATCGCTGCTGCCGCAACTCAGCGAAGCAAACGTCCAGAGCCCAAGCATCGCGACACCAACCCTGCCTGCCGGCGTGAACCCTGTACCGACGAGTCAGCAGAACGCCGAGTCATCTCAGGCAGGGAAGGTGGCGCCATCTAGCGATGCCGGCCTGACGTTGCAGGTGCAGCAGAGTGCGAATGTGAACAGCGGGAACTTCATCCCCATCGTGCCAGCGGGGATCCTGCCGAGCATCGATCTCACGCAGCAGCTCACCCAGCTGGGCGGGATGTGCCTACCTGGTAATCTGAACCTCGGGATGAGCCTGAACCCGCAGATTCTCGGCCAGGGGCTGGGAAACCCATCCCACCTGGCCAACAACCTGCTGCTGACTGCAGGAGTCCTGAACCTCAACAATCAGAACCTGCTGCAGatcctgcagcagcagcagcagcagattCTGCAGAATTCCGGGATCAACCCTGCAGCCCTTCTCCAGGGGGTGAACGTCGCCGCCTTGGCGCAGCCGCAGCAGAAAAGCGAAACACAAAATGACAGCAAAGAAGCGGAACAGGCGGTTGAAGAGTCAGCCGCAGAGCCTGTGGCCTCGGTCAGTCAACCAACACCAACGTCTCAAGTGGCCAGGCCGGTGAGCAGTGATCAAGAGCAGCCTTCCGTGGAAAGGTCTCAGGCATCAGCTGTAGAGTCAAGCTCCGAAAATGACGATACAACAATAAAGACAGAAGCAGCGCCGACCGCAGTGGTGACTGAAGCCCAGAAGTCAATGGTAGATGCGATCTACACGGCTGTTGTCGACGCTGCAAGTCAAGGAGTAAAGGTTATAATTACGGAGCCATCAAGACCCATCATGAGTTCAACGGCAAGTTCCACCACTTCCACAACGTCTGCACTTCCCCTTCCAATCAGCCAGGGGGCGCTAAGTGCAATGAGCGCGTTTACGGCGTCCATTCCTGATCCGGTCAACCTGTCTGCAGCTGTGAACGCCGTCGTCCGTGGAGACGACCCTCTATCGCTCGGAGGGTCAAGCCGCAGTAGTCGATGTGACTCCAGCTCAGGTCACTCCTCCCCAAGCCGTGGTGGCAGCACGCCAAGGAAAAGCCCTGCGCGCTCGCTAACACCGGGGTCGGCAAAGGTTTCCCCAGTTGCGCAGGTATCCTCGCCTGGATTGGGTACGTTTGGGAGAGAACAGCACACGATGCTCACGGGTATTCCACAGAGCCCCAAACCCAACACACTGACCTACCCACACAGGAGCCCTGCAAGATCGCCAGCTCGAATGCCCACCATGGCTGTACCAACAAGGATAAGAGTAGCCAGTGAACAGAGCACTGAAAACGACCAGCAAACGGCAGATCTGTTACAACATGTTGAATCCACTAGTCATGACGTCCCTCAGAGTTCTGAGCCTTTAGACACAACAGCAAACAATTCTTCTGTTTCTTCAGACGGTCCGACTGTGCAAAACTCGCACGTCCACCTGAACAATAACTACTCCAACGAGAAGGAAACAAAAGAAGAGACTGTCCAAGATAACGTAGTGTCTCCCGAACTCAGTCAGGAGAAGGCACCAGATACTTTAACATGTAGCGGTGTAAACCATCTTGTCCCGAGTCCTGGTGTCAGCTCTTGTAGCTCCTCAAGTATCGGTACTGCCGGAGTCTCCCCATCATCAGAACCATCGTCATTGACATCTGTTGAAACGTCTCAATTTTCATCAGTTGAGGTGTCACAATCATCTTCTCTCGAAACATCGCATACAACGTCACAGGAAATTGCACAGGTTTCTTCGGTTGAAAGTTCCCTAGTCATGTCGGTTGAAACATCACATACATCCTCAATAGAGGTATCCCAAAGTCCACCGATGGAAAATTCCCTAAGTTTACCACCTGATGTCCCGAACACGGAAGCCTTACCGGAAGTTTCTACACCTGAAGTTGTTGAGGAAACGGTGGAAAGTAGGACAGAAGCACCACCTGCTGACTCAGAGGTGAACTGCATGCCTGTAAATGATGCAGCTCCTGTTGAAAATGACAGTCATTCAGGTAAAGAGAACTGTGTGGCCGAAAAGGAGAGGAAACGGGGAACAAAGAGGCCAAGGGAGGAGGTGGAGGAGAATGGGGAAGAGTTGCCCTCTGACCTTTCCCAGAAGGCATTGCCAGCCAATGACAGGAGAGGGGTTAGCACCAGAAATCACCCACAATCCCTTGGGATAGCCCTGAGATTAGCAGCAGCCG ATGGGGAACTTGAGGAAGCTGATTCACGGGATTCCTCTCCGGAGCCCCCGACTCCTCGTGGGCCTCGGAACTTCAGCACGGGAGACTTGGTGTGGGGACAGATCCGTGGTTTCCCCTCCTGGCCTGGGAAGTTGGTACAAGAAAACGACGTGAAGGGGAACCATGTGAAATCAGAGGAAGGCAAG GTGTGGGTGAAGTGGTTTGGTGACCACACCTACACCCAGGTGGAACCAGACAAACTGAAGACTCTTACAGAAGGGCTGGAGGCTCACCACAAAGCCAGGAAAAGGCATAGGAA GGGCCGTAAGATGAACAGCAACCTGGAGGCAGCTATTGAGGAGGCCATGCTGGAACTGGAGAGGAAGGACGGCATT GCTCCTGACCCAAAGCCACGAACAGCAGGCCGGCCTAAAGCAGTGAAGAGGAGAAAGACACACAGATGA
- the LOC136446110 gene encoding methyl-CpG-binding domain protein 5-like isoform X2 has protein sequence MNLNKESSCIGFSPPLGGAVDKPSFVVVPFGWRRIVDNGRVIYISPDGSYLVSVDQVNQYLQKDGTCKCGLGCPLLVNKVFNFDPGMMVRHRSAEEVKSCQAEDDLTKLCNHKLPISRTHRPQKSKPHQTEDPHPRYTNVYMRQIHSTQEGGPGMGVGGHPGGMPQGLRHYPEQPRMPMQQQQQPPPLQHYPPQQIHMQEQQQFLHQGGPPMMQQRLRHLPMAPQHQMAPHGGMPPHRHGDGHALQHSYDGMIGTEFPHGGNMGGYNMMPQQQPAPVYNNAYSPVPMRRRTSSSSRGTPSPALSNKTHRSPASGVPSPMMSPTDIRSNPGSPFDAGVGGGNPGFVSPTLQGIMPNMGMGEPPVIVPLPSNLPLPTRTTRPSGTAQRGATVTPPVSIAPNPEGVSGNRQVPSCMKQRSESMSSQWSPPAQRRGSTSTAENPPPRQLQQGQTPSPQEDKPHGLVQHQRNVPNPLLVGNDVFPQINPLFPAGSGNQGQQKNPNNPGLLGVTLQQILSRENASSFPASSLLSAAAKAQMSSGLGKPSYGTTTTTSSPSFGQLLQQGNYTQAGGKGQSGGNFNAPNPPRSRRRTASGSSRRKSGPDDNDLGPITCQRTPALSELMGRIANVTPGQGNPPLGQGNPPQGQGSLPHPPPDTFNTAQERFRLALQQNVHQPGGAPANSHPSGMSHPRMSFSQGASMQRHGTPAQHSQGAPSSNVHGNNSVSPATVTNNTTTVPSVYTQQQGLQQMPKVSNTITERRSQADLSVSRTDKPMTNRSNVPMYSIAPNTSTRQEQVQTVTMGTSPYVNVNSSVATSAVVPNSEVTMVATVPQFHSAASTVSHSTTTITTTTVATQVLPTTAVLSSGVDLPIVQQQITGISQTPQLLNPALLQSVLVQQPGLVNPAMALNLPLALSTGLLSNQGQQTVDTAVNGNINQSAGLAQVLPSLAQGQLTLNQLASLLPQLSEANVQSPSIATPTLPAGVNPVPTSQQNAESSQAGKVAPSSDAGLTLQVQQSANVNSGNFIPIVPAGILPSIDLTQQLTQLGGMCLPGNLNLGMSLNPQILGQGLGNPSHLANNLLLTAGVLNLNNQNLLQILQQQQQQILQNSGINPAALLQGVNVAALAQPQQKSETQNDSKEAEQAVEESAAEPVASVSQPTPTSQVARPVSSDQEQPSVERSQASAVESSSENDDTTIKTEAAPTAVVTEAQKSMVDAIYTAVVDAASQGVKVIITEPSRPIMSSTASSTTSTTSALPLPISQGALSAMSAFTASIPDPVNLSAAVNAVVRGDDPLSLGGSSRSSRCDSSSGHSSPSRGGSTPRKSPARSLTPGSAKVSPVAQVSSPGLGTFGREQHTMLTGIPQSPKPNTLTYPHRSPARSPARMPTMAVPTRIRVASEQSTENDQQTADLLQHVESTSHDVPQSSEPLDTTANNSSVSSDGPTVQNSHVHLNNNYSNEKETKEETVQDNVVSPELSQEKAPDTLTCSGVNHLVPSPGVSSCSSSSIGTAGVSPSSEPSSLTSVETSQFSSVEVSQSSSLETSHTTSQEIAQVSSVESSLVMSVETSHTSSIEVSQSPPMENSLSLPPDVPNTEALPEVSTPEVVEETVESRTEAPPADSEVNCMPVNDAAPVENDSHSGKENCVAEKERKRGTKRPREEVEENGEELPSDLSQKALPANDRRGVSTRNHPQSLGIALRLAAADGELEEADSRDSSPEPPTPRGPRNFSTGDLVWGQIRGFPSWPGKLVQENDVKGNHVKSEEGKVWVKWFGDHTYTQVEPDKLKTLTEGLEAHHKARKRHRKGRKMNSNLEAAIEEAMLELERKDGIAPDPKPRTAGRPKAVKRRKTHR, from the exons ATGAACCTGAACAAGGAGAGCAGCTGCATCGGCTTCTCTCCGCCACTAGGGGGCGCTGTGGATAAGCCCAGCTTTGTGGTGGTGCCCTTTGGATGGAGGAGGATCGTGGACAATGGGAGAGTCATTTATATCAG CCCTGACGGTTCGTACCTGGTGTCTGTAGACCAGGTGAACCAGTACCTGCAGAAAGATGGAACCTGCAAGTGTGGACTGGGCTGTCCTCTACTGGTCAACAAG GTGTTCAACTTCGACCCCGGGATGATGGTGCGTCACCGCAGCGCGGAGGAGGTGAAGTCGTGCCAGGCGGAGGACGACCTGACCAAACTGTGCAACCACAAGC TTCCCATAAGTCGGACCCATCGCCCACAGAAGTCCAAACCCCACCAGACAGAGGACCCCCATCCCCGCTACACCAACGTCTACATGAGGCAGATCCATTCCACTCAAGAGGGGGGCCCGGGGATGGGGGTCGGGGGACATCCAGGGGGGATGCCCCAGGGGCTGAGGCACTACCCCGAGCAGCCTCGCATGCccatgcagcagcagcagcaacctCCACCCCTACAGCACTATCCTCCACAGCAAATACACATGCAG GAGCAACAGCAGTTCCTGCACCAAGGTGGCCCTCCCATGATGCAACAGAGGCTCCGTCACCTCCCCATGGCGCCTCAGCACCAGATGGCCCCCCACGGAGGCATGCCTCCCCATCGCCATGGCGACGGCCACGCCCTTCAGCATTCCTACGACGGTATGATCGGGACGGAGTTCCCCCACGGTGGGAACATGGGTGGGTACAACATGATGCCACAGCAACAACCGGCTCCCGTGTACAACAACGCGTACAGTCCCGTTCCCATGCGGAGGAGGACAAGTTCGAGCAGCCGGGGCACGCCCAGCCCCGCCCTTAGCAACAAGACTCACCGGAGCCCTGCGTCGGGAGTTCCCAGCCCCATGATGAGCCCGACGGACATTCGGTCGAATCCTGGCTCTCCGTTTGACGCAGGGGTGGGTGGGGGCAACCCTGGGTTTGTGTCACCCACGTTGCAAGGCATCATGCCTAATATGGGCATGGGAGAGCCCCCTGTGATCGTCCCCCTTCCCAGCaacctccccctccccacaaggACTACTCGGCCGTCTGGAACAGCCCAGAGGGGGGCGACCGTCACCCCCCCTGTCAGTATCGCCCCCAACCCTGAGGGGGTGTCGGGGAACCGCCAGGTGCCTTCCTGTATGAAGCAAAGGTCGGAGAGTATGAGTAGCCAATGGAGCCCCCCCGCGCAACGCAGGGGGTCGACTTCAACTGCCGAAAACCCCCCTCCTCGGCAACTCCAGCAGGGGCAAACCCCCTCACCTCAAGAGGACAAGCCACACGGACTAGTCCAGCACCAGAGGAACGTTCCAAACCCCCTGCTCGTCGGCAACGATGTATTCCCCCAAATAAACCCCCTTTTCCCTGCCGGTTCCGGCAACCAGGGGCAACAAAAGAACCCTAACAACCCAGGCCTGCTGGGGGTCACGTTGCAACAGATACTGAGTCGTGAGAATGCTTCGTCCTTCCCAGCATCCTCCCTGTTGTCAGCTGCTGCGAAAGCACAGATGTCGAGCGGCTTAGGAAAGCCGTCGTACGGAACCACGACCACCACGTCGTCGCCGTCGTTCGGCCAGCTTCTCCAGCAAGGGAATTACACACAGGCTGGCGGCAAAGGGCAGAGCGGGGGAAACTTTAACGCTCCCAACCCACCGCGGTCGCGGAGAAGAACCGCCAGCGGGTCCAGTCGACGGAAGTCGGGACCCGATGACAACGACTTAGGACCAATCACCTGTCAGAGAACACCTGCTCTCAGCGAATTAATGGGAAGGATAGCAAATGTGACTCCAGGACAGGGGAACCCACCCCTAGGGCAGGGGAACCCACCCCAGGGCCAGGGGAGTCTTCCCCACCCCCCACCGGACACTTTCAATACTGCTCAGGAGAGGTTCAGGCTTGCGCTGCAGCAAAATGTTCACCAGCCAGGTGGCGCCCCTGCAAACAGCCATCCCTCAGGTATGAGTCATCCTCGCATGAGTTTCTCTCAAGGCGCGAGCATGCAAAGGCATGGGACACCGGCGCAACACTCACAAGGTGCTCCGTCAAGTAACGTACACGGGAACAACTCTGTGTCTCCGGCCACGGTCACAAACAATACTACCACTGTCCCGTCTGTCTATACGCAACAGCAAGGACTACAGCAGATGCCTAAAGTTTCTAACACGATAACAGAGAGAAGATCACAAGCAGACTTGAGTGTAAGCAGGACAGACAAGCCTATGACCAATAGAAGTAATGTTCCCATGTATAGCATTGCTCCTAACACGTCCACAAGACAGGAACAGGTGCAGACTGTAACCATGGGGACAAGTCCGTATGTTAATGTGAACAGCAGTGTGGCTACAAGTGCCGTAGTGCCCAACTCTGAGGTGACTATGGTCGCTACCGTTCCGCAGTTCCACAGCGCAGCGTCTACGGTGTCACACAGCACAACCACCATCACAACCACCACGGTGGCCACTCAGGTCCTGCCCACAACTGCTGTGTTGTCCAGCGGGGTCGACCTCCCCATTGTGCAGCAGCAGATCACAGGCATCTCCCAGACCCCGCAGCTGCTGAACCCAGCTCTGCTGCAGTCGGTGCTCGTACAGCAGCCTGGTTTGGTCAACCCTGCCATGGCCTTGAACCTCCCGCTAGCGTTAAGTACGGGGTTGCTTAGCAACCAAGGCCAGCAGACTGTCGACACTGCCGTCAACGGCAATATCAACCAATCGGCTGGACTTGCCCAGGTGCTGCCATCGCTTGCCCAGGGACAGTTGACGCTGAACCAGCTGGCATCGCTGCTGCCGCAACTCAGCGAAGCAAACGTCCAGAGCCCAAGCATCGCGACACCAACCCTGCCTGCCGGCGTGAACCCTGTACCGACGAGTCAGCAGAACGCCGAGTCATCTCAGGCAGGGAAGGTGGCGCCATCTAGCGATGCCGGCCTGACGTTGCAGGTGCAGCAGAGTGCGAATGTGAACAGCGGGAACTTCATCCCCATCGTGCCAGCGGGGATCCTGCCGAGCATCGATCTCACGCAGCAGCTCACCCAGCTGGGCGGGATGTGCCTACCTGGTAATCTGAACCTCGGGATGAGCCTGAACCCGCAGATTCTCGGCCAGGGGCTGGGAAACCCATCCCACCTGGCCAACAACCTGCTGCTGACTGCAGGAGTCCTGAACCTCAACAATCAGAACCTGCTGCAGatcctgcagcagcagcagcagcagattCTGCAGAATTCCGGGATCAACCCTGCAGCCCTTCTCCAGGGGGTGAACGTCGCCGCCTTGGCGCAGCCGCAGCAGAAAAGCGAAACACAAAATGACAGCAAAGAAGCGGAACAGGCGGTTGAAGAGTCAGCCGCAGAGCCTGTGGCCTCGGTCAGTCAACCAACACCAACGTCTCAAGTGGCCAGGCCGGTGAGCAGTGATCAAGAGCAGCCTTCCGTGGAAAGGTCTCAGGCATCAGCTGTAGAGTCAAGCTCCGAAAATGACGATACAACAATAAAGACAGAAGCAGCGCCGACCGCAGTGGTGACTGAAGCCCAGAAGTCAATGGTAGATGCGATCTACACGGCTGTTGTCGACGCTGCAAGTCAAGGAGTAAAGGTTATAATTACGGAGCCATCAAGACCCATCATGAGTTCAACGGCAAGTTCCACCACTTCCACAACGTCTGCACTTCCCCTTCCAATCAGCCAGGGGGCGCTAAGTGCAATGAGCGCGTTTACGGCGTCCATTCCTGATCCGGTCAACCTGTCTGCAGCTGTGAACGCCGTCGTCCGTGGAGACGACCCTCTATCGCTCGGAGGGTCAAGCCGCAGTAGTCGATGTGACTCCAGCTCAGGTCACTCCTCCCCAAGCCGTGGTGGCAGCACGCCAAGGAAAAGCCCTGCGCGCTCGCTAACACCGGGGTCGGCAAAGGTTTCCCCAGTTGCGCAGGTATCCTCGCCTGGATTGGGTACGTTTGGGAGAGAACAGCACACGATGCTCACGGGTATTCCACAGAGCCCCAAACCCAACACACTGACCTACCCACACAGGAGCCCTGCAAGATCGCCAGCTCGAATGCCCACCATGGCTGTACCAACAAGGATAAGAGTAGCCAGTGAACAGAGCACTGAAAACGACCAGCAAACGGCAGATCTGTTACAACATGTTGAATCCACTAGTCATGACGTCCCTCAGAGTTCTGAGCCTTTAGACACAACAGCAAACAATTCTTCTGTTTCTTCAGACGGTCCGACTGTGCAAAACTCGCACGTCCACCTGAACAATAACTACTCCAACGAGAAGGAAACAAAAGAAGAGACTGTCCAAGATAACGTAGTGTCTCCCGAACTCAGTCAGGAGAAGGCACCAGATACTTTAACATGTAGCGGTGTAAACCATCTTGTCCCGAGTCCTGGTGTCAGCTCTTGTAGCTCCTCAAGTATCGGTACTGCCGGAGTCTCCCCATCATCAGAACCATCGTCATTGACATCTGTTGAAACGTCTCAATTTTCATCAGTTGAGGTGTCACAATCATCTTCTCTCGAAACATCGCATACAACGTCACAGGAAATTGCACAGGTTTCTTCGGTTGAAAGTTCCCTAGTCATGTCGGTTGAAACATCACATACATCCTCAATAGAGGTATCCCAAAGTCCACCGATGGAAAATTCCCTAAGTTTACCACCTGATGTCCCGAACACGGAAGCCTTACCGGAAGTTTCTACACCTGAAGTTGTTGAGGAAACGGTGGAAAGTAGGACAGAAGCACCACCTGCTGACTCAGAGGTGAACTGCATGCCTGTAAATGATGCAGCTCCTGTTGAAAATGACAGTCATTCAGGTAAAGAGAACTGTGTGGCCGAAAAGGAGAGGAAACGGGGAACAAAGAGGCCAAGGGAGGAGGTGGAGGAGAATGGGGAAGAGTTGCCCTCTGACCTTTCCCAGAAGGCATTGCCAGCCAATGACAGGAGAGGGGTTAGCACCAGAAATCACCCACAATCCCTTGGGATAGCCCTGAGATTAGCAGCAGCCG ATGGGGAACTTGAGGAAGCTGATTCACGGGATTCCTCTCCGGAGCCCCCGACTCCTCGTGGGCCTCGGAACTTCAGCACGGGAGACTTGGTGTGGGGACAGATCCGTGGTTTCCCCTCCTGGCCTGGGAAGTTGGTACAAGAAAACGACGTGAAGGGGAACCATGTGAAATCAGAGGAAGGCAAG GTGTGGGTGAAGTGGTTTGGTGACCACACCTACACCCAGGTGGAACCAGACAAACTGAAGACTCTTACAGAAGGGCTGGAGGCTCACCACAAAGCCAGGAAAAGGCATAGGAA GGGCCGTAAGATGAACAGCAACCTGGAGGCAGCTATTGAGGAGGCCATGCTGGAACTGGAGAGGAAGGACGGCATT GCTCCTGACCCAAAGCCACGAACAGCAGGCCGGCCTAAAGCAGTGAAGAGGAGAAAGACACACAGATGA